In Methanonatronarchaeum sp. AMET-Sl, one genomic interval encodes:
- the heR gene encoding heliorhodopsin HeR, which translates to MDNLERKKAISNSEISFSNLRKLNVQAGILHLFQGFLLVALGFWLEWSRDIYTFYLDFEITNGTFNVLPNPEVFFTIEYLGIILASFLLISGFAHIYIAYVKNKKYKKYLSQGMNPYRWYEYSISSSIMIVLIAQFVGVWEFWSLVMIFVLNAMMIMFGYLMEKINSFTKQVDWTAYILGAISGFTAWIVIAAYFITAVSTAETQPPTFVYLILVVYFVLFNTFSANMVLQYKGIGKWRDYLYGEKTYIILSLTAKTALAWLVFVGVFSPF; encoded by the coding sequence GTGGATAACTTAGAACGTAAAAAAGCTATATCTAACTCAGAGATAAGCTTTAGTAATTTAAGAAAACTTAATGTACAGGCAGGGATTCTACATCTATTCCAAGGTTTTTTGTTGGTTGCACTTGGTTTCTGGCTTGAATGGTCACGAGATATATATACTTTTTATCTAGATTTTGAGATTACAAATGGAACTTTCAATGTTTTGCCAAACCCAGAGGTTTTTTTCACAATCGAGTATTTAGGTATTATCCTTGCTTCATTCCTGTTAATATCCGGGTTCGCACACATATACATAGCCTACGTAAAAAACAAGAAATACAAAAAATATCTCAGCCAAGGAATGAACCCATATAGGTGGTATGAATACTCAATATCAAGCTCCATAATGATCGTATTAATCGCACAGTTCGTTGGTGTATGGGAGTTCTGGTCATTGGTGATGATATTCGTACTTAACGCCATGATGATCATGTTCGGATACCTAATGGAGAAAATCAATAGCTTTACAAAACAAGTTGACTGGACCGCATACATACTCGGAGCAATATCAGGCTTCACCGCATGGATCGTTATAGCAGCCTACTTCATAACAGCTGTAAGTACCGCAGAAACACAGCCACCAACATTCGTATACCTAATTCTCGTCGTATACTTCGTCTTATTCAACACTTTCTCAGCAAACATGGTTCTACAGTACAAAGGAATAGGAAAATGGCGAGACTACCTATACGGAGAAAAAACATACATAATACTTAGCCTAACAGCTAAAACAGCTCTCGCATGGCTAGTTTTCGTCGGAGTGTTCTCACCATTCTAA
- a CDS encoding chemotaxis protein CheA encodes MEEYLESFVLEGKEMLTEINNALLKIEKDPENREAIDSVFRAAHTLKGNFGAMGFQGASDLSHAIEDLLDGVRSKEIEVTSKKMDSVFKGVDTIESMLNEIEESGETTIDPSPIIDDIRSEIENSSTPSDNGETEVKDGWLNEIEVFDGYYIEIELENLEMKGIDAKLLFKSLDGLEVVKSNPPIDEVYDGEYDARIEFVCSIDTSIESIKDKLDNSSKVGEYIVKPVKEVLDNNEDEIEFGKDIKDLETTKPSVSSVSDGQSMEKIQSVRVDTDQIDSLMNRVKELVTTRIRIRQSIDSGETLKVEKELKELDKLSSKLQNIVMDIRLVPLKKVVSKFPRMVRDLANSEGKKIDLIIKGDDLELDRTVLNEIGDPLMHLLRNAVDHGIEPPEERIEAGKPEVGEIVLEGRQEQGKAVIEVKDDGQGLDADAIKEKALERGVVNESQVDDMSDNEIYELIFESGFSTSSEVTEVSGRGVGMDVVKNTISKLDGSIDISSDPGKGTNIKLSLPFTVSIIKVLLIEVGNEVFGIPVKNLDKILNMENSTKIDGQEIMDIDGETYRVHRLGEVFKIPDSSPKGMCLKIKDEISPMALQCDKVIKIEEVVVKTYGSLVSNTPGIAGAAIMGEGKVINIIDVDTLRKASET; translated from the coding sequence ATGGAAGAATATTTAGAGAGTTTTGTGCTTGAAGGCAAGGAGATGTTGACCGAGATTAATAATGCTCTCCTTAAGATAGAGAAAGACCCTGAAAACAGGGAAGCTATTGACTCCGTTTTTAGGGCCGCACACACATTAAAAGGTAATTTTGGAGCTATGGGTTTTCAGGGAGCAAGCGATCTTTCCCATGCTATAGAAGACCTATTAGATGGAGTTAGAAGTAAGGAGATAGAGGTAACTTCTAAGAAAATGGATTCGGTTTTCAAGGGCGTTGACACTATTGAAAGCATGTTGAATGAGATTGAAGAGAGTGGTGAAACCACGATCGATCCATCTCCAATAATAGATGATATACGAAGTGAAATCGAGAACTCTTCAACTCCAAGTGATAACGGTGAAACAGAAGTTAAAGATGGATGGCTTAATGAAATTGAGGTATTTGATGGGTATTATATTGAGATAGAGCTTGAAAACTTGGAGATGAAGGGTATTGACGCTAAACTTCTATTCAAGTCACTTGATGGTCTTGAGGTCGTTAAATCAAACCCACCAATAGATGAGGTTTATGATGGGGAGTATGATGCTCGGATAGAGTTCGTATGCTCCATAGATACCTCCATTGAATCTATTAAAGATAAACTTGATAACTCAAGTAAGGTTGGTGAATACATCGTTAAGCCTGTTAAAGAGGTTTTAGATAACAACGAAGACGAAATAGAGTTTGGAAAAGACATTAAAGATTTGGAGACCACCAAACCAAGCGTTAGTTCTGTTTCTGATGGTCAATCTATGGAGAAGATTCAGTCGGTTAGAGTTGATACCGATCAAATAGATTCATTGATGAATCGAGTTAAAGAGCTTGTAACGACCCGTATAAGAATTAGACAGTCGATAGATAGTGGTGAAACTCTTAAAGTTGAGAAAGAGCTTAAGGAGTTGGATAAACTTTCTTCAAAGCTACAGAATATTGTTATGGATATCCGTTTGGTTCCGTTAAAGAAGGTTGTCAGTAAGTTTCCAAGAATGGTGCGTGACCTCGCCAACTCAGAGGGGAAAAAAATCGATTTAATCATTAAGGGTGATGACCTCGAGCTTGATAGAACCGTTCTAAATGAGATTGGAGATCCATTGATGCATTTACTGCGTAACGCGGTTGACCATGGTATTGAACCTCCTGAAGAACGCATAGAAGCAGGAAAACCTGAAGTCGGAGAGATAGTTTTGGAGGGCCGTCAAGAACAGGGTAAAGCCGTTATCGAGGTTAAAGATGACGGTCAGGGACTTGATGCTGATGCGATTAAAGAGAAAGCATTAGAGAGAGGTGTTGTCAATGAAAGCCAAGTTGATGATATGTCGGATAACGAGATCTATGAATTAATTTTTGAAAGTGGTTTCTCAACCTCAAGCGAAGTTACCGAGGTCAGTGGGAGAGGAGTTGGTATGGATGTTGTTAAAAACACAATATCCAAACTTGATGGCTCTATAGATATCAGTAGTGACCCCGGTAAGGGAACCAATATAAAACTCTCCCTACCTTTCACAGTTAGCATAATAAAAGTCTTGTTAATAGAAGTTGGGAATGAGGTATTCGGTATACCTGTAAAAAACCTTGATAAAATATTGAACATGGAGAACTCTACCAAGATTGATGGCCAAGAGATAATGGATATCGATGGAGAAACCTACAGGGTCCATAGGCTTGGAGAGGTTTTCAAAATACCTGATTCAAGCCCTAAAGGAATGTGTCTTAAAATTAAAGATGAAATCAGTCCAATGGCCCTACAGTGCGATAAAGTCATAAAGATTGAAGAAGTTGTTGTTAAAACCTATGGCAGTCTTGTAAGCAACACCCCTGGTATTGCAGGTGCCGCGATAATGGGTGAAGGCAAGGTAATAAACATAATCGATGTTGATACCCTGAGGAAGGCAAGCGAAACTTAA
- a CDS encoding chemotaxis protein CheC, which produces MKIQIDSLGSFNRMAIKGADTAAKSLSMMVDKEIDVDVTKVDFIPIKELNKHLNGSKYRGVNIDYQGGLKGGSIIVFPPESANQIVESLMPLAGDTASDEFGEMEQSAIQEIGNIMTSGFIDGWADMLQTDIDISTPRYIEGQWNQMVQTEIGNETKTDFIIAFVSEMKTVGESIKFYFYMFPEPDSLENALKKHSDKKQDPIDTEGLRKLNEVTKISAKQISENLSTMTQTPTNLRIVNLNFIPIEEMGNEFSDKSCVANVFKFNGSLSGYVLIKFSEKSAKDIASNLLGKETDEYGEMEQSAIQEIGNIMTSGFIDGWADMLQTDIDISTPRYMHDMGTSIVESVLSLMAEDQRHVFLFDTKIDAASQEFESDVYVFFENESIRESLNGMM; this is translated from the coding sequence ATGAAGATACAGATAGATTCACTCGGATCCTTCAACCGAATGGCTATAAAAGGCGCTGACACCGCCGCTAAAAGCCTATCCATGATGGTCGATAAAGAAATAGATGTAGATGTCACCAAAGTCGACTTCATCCCAATAAAAGAACTGAACAAACACCTGAATGGCTCAAAATACAGAGGAGTAAACATCGATTACCAAGGAGGTTTAAAAGGCGGTTCAATAATTGTATTCCCACCGGAAAGCGCCAACCAAATAGTTGAATCATTAATGCCTCTAGCCGGCGATACAGCCAGTGATGAATTCGGTGAGATGGAGCAAAGCGCAATACAAGAAATAGGCAACATAATGACAAGCGGATTCATAGACGGATGGGCCGACATGCTCCAAACAGACATAGACATATCAACACCCAGATACATCGAGGGCCAGTGGAACCAGATGGTGCAAACAGAGATAGGTAATGAAACAAAAACCGACTTCATCATCGCGTTCGTAAGCGAGATGAAAACAGTTGGAGAAAGCATTAAATTCTATTTCTATATGTTCCCAGAACCAGATTCACTAGAAAACGCATTAAAAAAACATAGCGATAAAAAACAAGACCCAATAGATACAGAAGGCCTTAGAAAACTTAATGAAGTAACAAAAATCAGCGCTAAACAAATCTCTGAAAACCTCAGTACAATGACCCAGACACCAACCAACCTAAGAATAGTGAACCTCAACTTCATACCAATAGAGGAAATGGGGAATGAATTTAGTGATAAAAGCTGTGTAGCAAACGTATTCAAGTTTAATGGAAGCCTAAGTGGCTATGTACTGATAAAGTTTAGCGAAAAATCCGCGAAAGACATCGCCAGCAACCTCTTAGGAAAAGAAACCGATGAATATGGCGAGATGGAGCAAAGCGCAATACAAGAAATAGGCAACATAATGACAAGCGGATTCATAGACGGATGGGCCGACATGCTCCAAACAGACATAGACATATCAACACCCAGATATATGCATGACATGGGTACTTCAATAGTAGAATCTGTTTTAAGTTTGATGGCTGAAGACCAAAGACACGTATTTCTTTTCGATACAAAAATAGACGCAGCCAGCCAAGAATTTGAAAGCGATGTATATGTATTTTTCGAAAACGAGAGTATAAGAGAAAGCTTAAACGGCATGATGTGA
- a CDS encoding PH domain-containing protein encodes MDVDNELMDDEELVEELAPHPLSFIGLYLVFLYPIVLGVIFSIYHEDLVVYFSDLFLFETAGVWTTISIWWVFLIVPAIIIALLRITWKWLALYIGLAVVLTLLKMYTWVELPHMNYILVIFGLVGLVFSEYYRRQHRFYLTNNRLITELSFFGKKTRSLMYSRINDLVIQKSVLGNWFDYGTILPITASGFGLSDDMSMAGAGFGGSSSRFGGGLGFGGLKGMQDARGRPYYILYGVKEPERIYKKISEYIHLTEASSYLKKISSDVERLREHNIDEEVGGANTENTESEDNTST; translated from the coding sequence ATGGATGTTGATAATGAATTGATGGATGATGAAGAGTTGGTTGAGGAGTTGGCGCCACATCCATTGTCTTTTATCGGTCTTTATTTAGTTTTTCTTTATCCTATAGTACTTGGAGTTATATTCAGTATATATCATGAGGATTTAGTGGTTTATTTCTCTGATTTATTTTTGTTTGAAACGGCTGGTGTATGGACGACTATATCGATTTGGTGGGTTTTTTTGATTGTTCCAGCCATCATAATTGCTTTATTGCGGATAACCTGGAAATGGCTTGCTTTATATATTGGTTTAGCTGTGGTGTTAACTTTACTTAAAATGTATACCTGGGTTGAATTACCACACATGAACTATATATTGGTTATATTTGGTTTGGTGGGGTTGGTTTTTTCTGAATATTATCGACGTCAACATCGTTTTTATTTGACCAATAATCGATTAATTACTGAACTGAGTTTTTTCGGTAAAAAAACCCGTTCATTGATGTATAGCCGTATAAACGACTTGGTTATACAGAAATCAGTTTTGGGAAACTGGTTTGACTATGGAACAATCCTACCTATAACTGCTTCTGGTTTTGGTTTAAGTGATGATATGTCTATGGCTGGAGCTGGCTTTGGGGGTTCTTCAAGTCGTTTTGGCGGTGGTTTAGGTTTCGGGGGTCTTAAAGGAATGCAAGATGCTCGGGGAAGACCTTACTATATACTTTATGGTGTTAAAGAGCCTGAAAGAATATATAAAAAGATATCTGAGTATATCCATCTAACTGAGGCCAGTTCGTATTTAAAGAAAATATCAAGTGATGTGGAAAGATTGAGGGAACATAATATAGATGAGGAAGTAGGGGGAGCAAACACTGAAAACACGGAGTCTGAGGATAATACGTCCACTTAA
- a CDS encoding AMP phosphorylase, whose amino-acid sequence MVFRSVISVLPYQTLYMELKSKVIDLRIDGEKAILSDEVSRSLGVCHGNRVMVSGKTGSATTFIAITSDIVGESEVGLVSDFAEKIGVEEGDVVEIAPTGRPDSANYVRKKIYGDSLSRDEMYELVKDIADRNLSNYELSALVTAVAIRDMSMDEVQWMTEAMVEYGERLEFSEYPVVDKHSIGGVPGNKITLLIVPIVVSAGLLIPKTSSRAITGAAGTADIMEVLAPVKFTAKEIYQMTKEVGGAIVWGGSTHIAPADDEIIRAEYPLSLDPVSILIASVLAKKKAIGADKVVIDIPVGAGTKIEDRKEGSKLARDFIELGDRLDMDIECAVTFGGSPIGKAVGPALEAREALKALEGKEIPKSLIEKSCSIAGILFEMAGTTSRDEGRDKAKKLLESGKPLKKLKEIIEVQGGNPEITSKDIEVGQYQETLTSPSEGYVTSVDNKALVSIARALGSPSDKKAGLEICKKGGDNVCKKDTLIKLYAEEEWKLKEGMKEAKKQFPLGIEGIVLERIPEL is encoded by the coding sequence GTGGTTTTTAGGTCAGTTATTTCTGTTTTGCCATACCAAACATTATATATGGAGCTTAAATCGAAAGTTATCGATCTTCGGATTGATGGTGAGAAAGCGATTTTGAGTGATGAGGTTTCTAGATCGCTTGGTGTATGTCATGGGAATAGGGTGATGGTTAGTGGTAAGACAGGTTCTGCCACTACTTTCATAGCTATTACAAGTGATATTGTTGGTGAAAGTGAGGTAGGGCTTGTTTCTGATTTTGCTGAGAAAATTGGTGTTGAGGAAGGAGATGTTGTTGAGATCGCCCCTACTGGACGTCCTGACTCAGCTAATTATGTTCGTAAAAAGATTTATGGAGATTCTCTTTCTAGAGATGAGATGTATGAGTTGGTTAAGGATATTGCTGACCGAAATCTAAGTAATTATGAGTTATCAGCGCTTGTAACTGCTGTAGCTATCAGGGATATGTCTATGGATGAAGTACAATGGATGACTGAAGCTATGGTTGAGTATGGTGAACGCCTTGAGTTCAGTGAGTATCCTGTTGTCGATAAACATTCAATTGGAGGGGTGCCTGGTAATAAAATAACTTTATTGATTGTTCCAATTGTTGTTTCGGCGGGCCTTTTAATTCCTAAAACTTCTTCGAGAGCTATTACTGGTGCAGCGGGAACTGCTGATATAATGGAGGTATTAGCTCCTGTTAAGTTTACTGCGAAAGAGATTTATCAGATGACTAAGGAGGTTGGTGGCGCGATTGTGTGGGGTGGTTCAACACACATAGCTCCAGCAGATGATGAGATAATTCGTGCTGAATATCCATTGTCTTTAGATCCTGTATCTATTTTGATTGCCAGTGTTTTAGCTAAAAAAAAGGCTATTGGAGCAGATAAAGTCGTTATAGACATACCGGTTGGTGCTGGAACCAAGATTGAAGACCGTAAAGAAGGATCTAAACTGGCTAGAGACTTTATTGAATTAGGTGATAGACTGGATATGGATATAGAGTGTGCTGTAACTTTTGGTGGCTCACCTATAGGGAAAGCAGTTGGACCTGCTCTTGAAGCTCGTGAAGCATTGAAGGCTTTAGAAGGAAAAGAAATTCCTAAAAGCTTGATTGAAAAATCTTGTTCAATCGCAGGAATTTTGTTTGAGATGGCAGGCACCACCTCGAGAGATGAGGGTAGAGATAAAGCTAAGAAACTACTGGAGAGCGGAAAACCGCTTAAAAAACTTAAAGAAATAATTGAAGTTCAGGGCGGAAACCCCGAAATCACAAGCAAAGATATAGAGGTTGGTCAATATCAAGAAACTTTAACCTCACCTTCAGAGGGATATGTAACATCTGTAGATAATAAAGCGTTGGTCAGTATTGCAAGAGCTCTCGGCTCTCCGTCGGATAAAAAAGCAGGATTAGAGATATGTAAAAAAGGCGGCGACAATGTATGCAAGAAAGACACATTAATAAAACTATATGCAGAAGAGGAATGGAAACTGAAAGAAGGAATGAAAGAAGCTAAAAAACAATTTCCACTAGGAATAGAGGGAATAGTGTTAGAAAGAATACCAGAGCTATAA
- a CDS encoding inorganic phosphate transporter, producing the protein MLELFLIIGVLIAVFVGFNIGGSSAGICWGVPVGAEVITKNWAALLFTFFVFLGGWTVGRRVIDTLGRGLVPSDMFTLQASIMILLFIGLGILIANLYGVPVPTSMTAVGSIAGLGLATGTLNWEILGRIVTWWLVTPVIAFWAGAVTGRYIYPYLERYFKSEKSKGPILDIGWSGVKPKIKLGPNTTYQEIISITIVIAIGCFMAFSAGASNVPNAVAPLVGSGELGENPAIIIATLAIGLGGFTIARRTMDSVGNDLTELPLLAAVIVAVVAATITTGLSYIGIPISLVMGTVMTIVGLGWGRASRVATVKQVATGEQEVDLTINPLLAEQPKKVAKIGEEKIEDIDTGERLVRPKAIAKFVSLWIIGPTVSAGLSYAFFTLTLI; encoded by the coding sequence ATGCTTGAACTCTTTCTCATTATCGGTGTCCTAATCGCAGTTTTCGTAGGATTTAATATTGGAGGTTCTTCAGCAGGTATATGTTGGGGTGTACCCGTTGGCGCTGAAGTAATAACAAAAAACTGGGCAGCACTACTTTTCACATTCTTCGTATTTCTGGGAGGTTGGACAGTAGGTCGACGCGTAATCGACACTCTCGGAAGAGGACTCGTTCCCAGCGATATGTTCACACTTCAAGCAAGCATAATGATCCTACTGTTCATAGGTCTCGGAATATTAATAGCAAACCTATACGGTGTTCCAGTACCAACCTCAATGACTGCAGTTGGATCAATAGCAGGGCTCGGACTCGCAACAGGTACATTAAATTGGGAAATATTGGGTCGAATAGTAACATGGTGGTTAGTAACCCCAGTTATAGCTTTCTGGGCCGGAGCCGTAACAGGAAGGTATATCTATCCATATCTAGAGAGATATTTCAAATCAGAGAAATCAAAAGGCCCAATCCTAGATATAGGGTGGAGCGGAGTTAAACCAAAAATCAAGTTGGGGCCAAACACAACTTACCAAGAAATAATCTCAATAACCATTGTAATAGCAATCGGTTGCTTCATGGCTTTCAGTGCAGGAGCTTCAAACGTACCTAACGCCGTAGCACCACTTGTAGGAAGCGGAGAATTAGGAGAAAACCCCGCAATAATAATAGCAACCCTAGCCATCGGTTTAGGCGGATTCACAATAGCACGACGAACGATGGACAGCGTTGGAAACGACCTAACAGAACTACCCCTACTAGCAGCAGTAATAGTTGCAGTAGTAGCTGCAACAATAACAACTGGACTTTCATACATCGGAATACCTATCAGCCTCGTAATGGGAACAGTAATGACCATCGTAGGACTAGGATGGGGGCGGGCAAGTCGTGTAGCAACAGTAAAACAAGTAGCTACAGGAGAACAAGAGGTCGACCTAACAATAAACCCATTACTCGCCGAACAACCGAAAAAAGTAGCTAAAATAGGAGAAGAAAAAATAGAAGACATAGACACTGGAGAACGCCTAGTAAGGCCAAAAGCAATAGCTAAATTCGTCTCACTATGGATAATCGGCCCAACAGTATCAGCAGGACTGTCCTACGCATTCTTCACACTAACACTAATCTAA
- a CDS encoding nucleotidyltransferase domain-containing protein → MKNKVFKIRDFFKVDGMLFSTVRYSQGDQVEALLRYVENPSGSRESSLDGKRYKKLDFKESFQYLKQNKPRYLKMFSDSKRQIIPKTEVDKLYRPIDGVTGGLEKKVKKLLTKEGIDENKIGVTGSRLVGLETKYSDIDLVVYGVNQFNKARKAIQKLIKKGYLNPYQESDWKKAYNKRKPTINYSDFVFHEKRKNNRAIINGTPLDLLFVRNDKELPAKQFEGKRKGIKKITAKVIDDRMNYDSPAIYKIKHPELDYVVSYTHTYTGQAYNGEKITAKGIHQTGEEEVLIVGTTRQADGEYIKTTN, encoded by the coding sequence ATGAAAAACAAGGTATTTAAAATCAGAGATTTCTTTAAAGTTGACGGTATGTTGTTTTCAACCGTTAGATATAGCCAGGGAGATCAAGTCGAAGCATTACTACGTTATGTGGAAAATCCATCTGGAAGTAGAGAAAGTAGTTTAGATGGTAAAAGATATAAAAAACTTGATTTCAAGGAGTCCTTCCAATACCTAAAACAAAACAAACCACGTTATTTAAAGATGTTTAGTGATAGTAAACGTCAGATAATTCCTAAAACAGAGGTCGATAAACTATATCGACCAATAGATGGGGTGACCGGTGGTCTAGAAAAAAAAGTAAAAAAACTACTTACAAAAGAAGGAATCGATGAAAATAAAATTGGTGTAACCGGCTCCAGATTAGTTGGTTTAGAAACTAAATACTCGGATATTGATTTGGTTGTATATGGAGTTAACCAATTCAATAAAGCTAGGAAAGCTATCCAAAAACTAATAAAAAAAGGATATTTAAATCCATACCAAGAATCTGATTGGAAAAAAGCGTACAATAAAAGAAAACCAACCATTAATTACAGTGATTTCGTTTTCCATGAAAAAAGAAAAAACAACAGGGCCATAATTAATGGAACTCCATTAGACCTACTTTTTGTTAGAAACGATAAAGAACTCCCAGCAAAACAGTTCGAAGGGAAAAGAAAAGGCATTAAAAAAATAACCGCCAAAGTAATCGATGACAGAATGAATTATGATTCACCAGCAATCTACAAAATAAAACACCCTGAACTCGATTACGTAGTATCATACACACATACCTACACAGGACAGGCCTACAACGGAGAAAAAATAACTGCCAAAGGAATACACCAAACAGGTGAAGAAGAAGTATTAATAGTAGGTACCACGAGACAAGCAGACGGAGAATATATCAAAACAACCAATTAA
- a CDS encoding protein-glutamate O-methyltransferase CheR: MTNDFNKLINHIERKLSFHGTYYEEKYLKRRIRSRMKRTDTETYNNYLKKLKKDQQEQKELLDTLKVNVTKFFRNKDVWQEIDEIIKKLIEEKRRPKLWSAACSDGREAYSLAMLYLENNGSKLRKNIVTGTDIDDKALKKARKGIYKSSRTVDIERQLSYLDNYKKYIDVNKQTYKAKPKIKKLCKFQHKDLIADQINKKFDLILCRNVFIYVSNDYKIPIFKNLKKALNPGGYLIIGKTETMPYKLRSEFKTINRRLRIHRKKQ; the protein is encoded by the coding sequence TTGACAAACGACTTCAACAAACTAATAAACCATATAGAACGCAAACTCTCCTTCCACGGAACCTACTACGAAGAAAAATACCTAAAACGACGAATAAGAAGCCGAATGAAAAGAACCGACACAGAAACATACAACAACTACCTAAAAAAACTAAAAAAAGACCAACAAGAACAAAAAGAACTATTAGACACACTTAAAGTAAACGTAACAAAGTTTTTCAGAAACAAAGACGTATGGCAAGAAATCGACGAAATAATAAAAAAACTAATAGAAGAAAAACGACGACCAAAACTCTGGAGCGCTGCATGCAGCGATGGACGAGAAGCATACAGCCTAGCAATGCTATATCTAGAAAACAACGGCTCAAAACTAAGAAAAAACATAGTAACCGGAACAGACATCGATGACAAAGCACTAAAAAAAGCAAGAAAAGGAATCTACAAATCAAGTAGAACCGTAGACATAGAAAGACAACTCTCCTACCTAGACAACTACAAAAAATACATAGACGTCAACAAACAGACCTACAAAGCAAAACCAAAAATCAAAAAACTATGTAAATTCCAACACAAAGACCTCATAGCAGACCAGATAAACAAAAAATTCGACCTAATACTCTGCAGAAACGTCTTCATATACGTATCCAACGACTACAAAATACCCATATTCAAAAACCTAAAAAAAGCCCTAAACCCAGGAGGATACCTAATAATAGGCAAAACAGAAACAATGCCCTACAAACTAAGATCAGAATTCAAAACAATAAACAGAAGACTCCGAATACACAGAAAAAAACAATAA
- a CDS encoding chemotaxis protein CheC, with the protein MMIDIRKLSMFNEMAKEGANTVADQLTQMTQIETEMQITKINFLDIDNIRTHMGYEDRIAIRINLESMPNGCVLIFFDEDSAKTLSQVMLAGMVDENGEDSEFNEMEQSAIQEIGNIMTSGFIDGWANVLNTTIEIGTPRFYHTSGSNIVDQEIDFDDDDIALLFDSRIHTPAADSESLSGEIYVFPNLNDLVQMMNDIELET; encoded by the coding sequence ATGATGATAGATATAAGGAAACTTAGTATGTTTAATGAGATGGCTAAAGAAGGCGCCAACACAGTTGCAGATCAACTAACACAGATGACACAGATCGAAACTGAAATGCAGATTACAAAGATAAATTTCTTAGATATAGACAACATCAGAACCCATATGGGGTATGAAGATCGTATTGCAATTCGGATAAATCTCGAATCTATGCCTAACGGCTGTGTATTAATCTTTTTCGACGAAGATAGCGCTAAAACCCTCTCCCAAGTTATGTTAGCAGGTATGGTTGATGAAAACGGAGAGGACAGTGAGTTCAATGAGATGGAGCAAAGCGCAATACAAGAAATAGGCAACATAATGACAAGCGGATTCATAGACGGATGGGCAAACGTATTAAACACAACCATAGAGATAGGGACACCTAGATTCTATCACACAAGCGGAAGCAATATTGTCGACCAAGAAATCGATTTCGATGACGATGACATTGCTTTATTATTTGATTCACGTATACACACACCTGCAGCCGACTCCGAATCACTTTCAGGAGAAATATACGTATTTCCAAACCTAAACGACCTTGTTCAAATGATGAACGACATAGAGTTGGAAACATGA